A single Nostoc sp. PCC 7107 DNA region contains:
- a CDS encoding peptidoglycan-binding protein — MRLCPSSILIFICFSCLGFYPNHPSTATSHPKYLTIAQTNSQQPTQQAVLKLGSQGLEVRKLQSQLQDLGFYKGVVDGKYGSTTQIAVSQFQKTKALKRTDGIADQTTQVSVQAAILSKNQLATSPIVVSPSPDTSSAATTKPKQKDFVWWSLLGIGIFGSIGALLFLLKRFRQVKQAKQSPDSLLPALSPAAEDQIQSPLPELNSTSISPETTTPTSPLPTTVVPLEKTSRLAKLNIVDELIKDLHSNDPTRRRKAIWDLGQQGDSRAIQPLVDLMIDADSQQRSLILAALSEISTRALKPINRALAISLQDDSPQVRQNAIRDLTRVYDMMAQMSQMLGHALEDPDAEVQATAKYALTQIKRMRNLAVQPNLPEDIHKDPG, encoded by the coding sequence ATGAGGCTATGTCCTTCCTCTATCCTGATATTCATTTGTTTTAGTTGTCTGGGTTTTTACCCCAATCACCCAAGTACAGCCACATCTCACCCTAAGTACCTAACAATTGCCCAAACCAATTCTCAACAGCCCACTCAGCAGGCTGTTCTGAAACTGGGTAGTCAAGGGCTGGAAGTACGAAAATTACAGTCCCAATTGCAAGATTTAGGGTTCTACAAGGGGGTAGTAGATGGAAAGTATGGTTCCACTACCCAAATTGCTGTATCTCAATTTCAAAAAACCAAGGCTTTAAAAAGAACAGATGGCATTGCTGACCAGACCACGCAGGTGAGTGTACAAGCTGCTATTCTCTCAAAAAATCAGTTGGCGACCTCGCCCATTGTGGTATCACCTAGCCCAGATACTTCATCTGCGGCTACAACCAAGCCTAAACAAAAAGACTTTGTTTGGTGGTCATTACTAGGAATAGGAATTTTTGGCAGTATTGGCGCACTTCTGTTTTTATTAAAAAGGTTTCGCCAGGTCAAGCAAGCAAAACAGTCTCCAGATTCTCTACTTCCCGCATTGAGTCCAGCTGCTGAAGACCAAATTCAATCACCGTTACCAGAATTAAACAGCACATCAATTAGTCCAGAAACTACGACACCAACATCACCACTACCAACAACAGTTGTACCACTAGAAAAAACTTCTCGCCTAGCTAAACTCAATATTGTTGATGAATTAATTAAAGATTTACACAGTAATGACCCGACCAGGCGGCGTAAAGCGATTTGGGATTTAGGACAACAAGGTGATTCTCGTGCAATTCAACCTTTAGTTGACTTAATGATTGATGCTGATTCCCAACAACGTAGCTTAATTTTGGCAGCTTTGTCAGAAATCAGCACCCGCGCCCTCAAGCCAATTAACCGTGCTTTGGCTATTTCCTTGCAAGATGATAGTCCTCAAGTCAGGCAAAATGCTATCCGTGACTTGACTCGTGTCTACGATATGATGGCACAAATGAGTCAAATGTTAGGCCACGCACTCGAAGACCCAGATGCAGAAGTACAGGCAACAGCGAAGTATGCTTTAACTCAGATAAAAAGAATGCGTAACTTAGCAGTTCAACCAAATCTACCAGAGGATATTCACAAAGATCCAGGTTAA
- a CDS encoding DMT family transporter: protein MQLKLSASRLPFAPLLLIAPFFLWGTAMVAMKGVIPHTTPLFMAGVRLLPAGVLILVFAALMGRPQPQGWKAWLWITLFALIDGTLFQGFLAEGLVRTTAGLGSVMIDSQPLAVALLSLWLFQEHIGFWGWLGLGLGVTGISLIGLPDELIFHWLGTQGNITMGNWQDLFASGEWLMLLAALSMAVGTVLIRFVTRHADPVSATGWHMIIGGLPLWGVSALRESQQWQNIAASDWVALGYATVFGSAIAYGLFFYFASSGSLTSLSSLTFLTPVFALLFGNLFLSEILSPLQWIGVCLTLISIYLINQRDNLAGQNQTLMVPEKTATQQPQVLETSAKKLNSLSIQVRESETELLP from the coding sequence ATGCAACTGAAACTCAGTGCATCTCGACTACCCTTCGCTCCCTTATTGCTAATTGCTCCCTTTTTCCTTTGGGGAACAGCAATGGTCGCTATGAAAGGAGTTATCCCCCACACCACACCACTATTCATGGCGGGTGTGCGCTTGCTACCAGCGGGAGTGTTAATTTTGGTTTTCGCCGCACTTATGGGTAGACCCCAACCACAAGGTTGGAAAGCATGGTTATGGATTACCTTATTTGCCTTGATAGATGGGACATTATTTCAAGGCTTTTTAGCAGAAGGTTTAGTCAGAACCACTGCCGGATTAGGATCAGTGATGATTGACTCCCAACCTTTAGCAGTGGCTTTGCTATCTTTGTGGCTTTTTCAGGAACACATTGGTTTTTGGGGCTGGTTAGGACTGGGTTTAGGCGTGACAGGTATTAGCTTAATTGGCTTACCAGATGAGTTGATATTTCATTGGCTGGGTACACAAGGAAATATCACAATGGGTAACTGGCAAGATTTATTTGCTAGTGGTGAATGGTTAATGCTGTTAGCGGCGCTGTCGATGGCTGTAGGAACAGTTTTGATTAGATTTGTGACGCGCCATGCTGACCCTGTAAGCGCTACCGGATGGCACATGATTATTGGTGGTTTGCCTTTATGGGGAGTGTCTGCATTGAGAGAATCTCAGCAATGGCAAAATATTGCTGCATCTGATTGGGTGGCTTTGGGATATGCCACAGTATTTGGGAGTGCGATCGCTTATGGTTTATTTTTCTATTTTGCTTCTAGTGGTAGTTTGACTAGTCTTAGTTCCTTAACCTTCCTCACACCAGTATTTGCTCTCCTCTTTGGCAACCTCTTTCTCTCAGAAATTCTCAGTCCTTTGCAGTGGATAGGCGTTTGTCTGACATTAATCAGCATCTATCTCATCAATCAGCGTGATAACTTAGCTGGACAGAACCAAACACTTATGGTTCCCGAAAAAACTGCCACACAGCAGCCACAAGTATTAGAAACATCAGCGAAAAAGCTCAATTCCCTGTCTATACAAGTCAGAGAATCGGAGACCGAACTTTTACCTTAA